From a region of the Rhipicephalus microplus isolate Deutch F79 chromosome X, USDA_Rmic, whole genome shotgun sequence genome:
- the LOC119161718 gene encoding uncharacterized protein LOC119161718: protein MYEPENIEIHMDLSDCELPVDSQQRRAQSSPCSSLTAATRTSTPVCPRATPIRGPQRYAEATYALIEARCDRETPIENRRLQLEENRLRFEIKHHEQKMKLKEMELQ from the exons ATGTATGAGCCGGAGAACATAGAGATTCACATGGATCTGTCTGACTGTG AGTTGCCAGTTGATTCGCAGCAGCGCAGGGCTCAAAGTAGCCCATGCTCATCGTTGACTGCTGCGACTCGCACTTCAACACCAGTGTGCCCCCGAGCCACTCCAATCAGAG GTCCACAGCGGTACGCTGAGGCAACATATGCCCTCATTGAGGCCCGCTGTGATCGGGAAACTCCAATCGAGAACCGCCGCCTCCAACTTGAAGAGAACCGGCTCCGGTTCGAGATAAAGCACCATGAGCAGAAAATGAAGCTGAAAGAAATGGAGCTTCAATAG